From Parcubacteria group bacterium:
GGCAGTGATGTGACCTATACGATCAAGGTAACAGCGCTAGCTAATCCAGTTTTGAAAGTGCAGGTGACTGATCTTCCACCGGCCGGTTTTATTTATCGCGCGGGCAGTGCGACTGGCGCGCCGTTTATCCATGAATATGCTTCGCCGGGTGTTTGGGATTTGGGTGATATGGCCGCCGGAGAAACTAAGACGCTTACCTATGTTGCTGATATTGATAATGATCAAGACTCGGGAACATATAAGGATATTGCTTGGGCGAAAGGGACGGCTTCTTCTGGCGCGACAGTGTTTGCGCTTGGCAATCAAGAAGCGTCACCATTTTTCGTGGGAACAGATGTTGAGGTCATCGATCCAGTTACGGCTGATGTGGCACTTGCGGAAAGGACAGAAACAAAAACTAAACATAAAACAGAAACGAAACATCGAACTGTGATCGGGGAAGTTTTGGGCGCTTCGACAATGTTGCCGGAGACGGGGGCGGATACGACTTGGGTGGTTGTGGCTCTTCTCGCTTTGCTTTCCGGTTTGGGACTGATAGTTCTGGGGCGGAGAAAAAATAATTTAGTTAAGGTTGTTGAAAAAACAATGAAAATATTTATCCTGGTGTTTGTTTTTGGATCGCTCGCTATTTCTGGCGGAAACGCATTGGCAGACTCTGGCAATATTTCTGTCCAGATTGAACAGCCAAAATCTCCAAGCACGAATAATTTCCTTTTGGGATTTGTGGCGCTGGACATTGAGGGGCGTGCGATGACAGTGGAATGCTATAAAAATTCTGATACTGCGCCTTTTCAGACGATCAATTTTAGCAATGCGGGAGGAAATTCCGGCAATTGCATTATCGACGAAAATATTGCTTCGACAGATGGGAACTATAGTTTTCATGTGAAGGCGAGCGCCGGTAGTGATACTGTTTCTAGTTCTGAGGTAGTAGTGGAAATTGCGACTGATGCGCCGGGAACGCCGACAAATTTTAGCCATACAAAAAGTGGTTGCGCGCATAATATCAGCCTTATGACAGCCGATGATAGTGGAAAAACCGTGCGGGTGGAAATTTATCGTTCGACCGAACCGGAATTTGTTGCGGACGAAACAACGCGAATATTTGGTGTGGATGCGAGTTCTAATCAAGCAGTAAGTTTCTCTGATAACGCGCCTGATTGCAATGAAACATATTATTATGTCGCGCGCGCTTTCAATCTGGCAGATGAAGGCTCGGGATTTGTGGGGGATGAAAATGTAATTGTAAAAAAGAAAACAGACACTAATCACAAAACTAAAACGAAAACAATTCATCCTACGTCATTAAATGTGACGACGACTGGTGTGGGGCAGAGCGCAGGTGCTGGAGCGAACAGTGGAGCAGTAGCGGGCAATGAAGTGACGGGCGGGGAGCAACAGGGACAAGTTTCTGGCACAGAAAATAATCAGGAGATTGCCGGTGCGCAGACGGAAAATGCGGGAGACACTGGTTCTTTAGCTAAGAATGGAAATTTTTGGCTACTCTTAGCAGTCGCAGCAGGAGCTGGCTTATGGTATTACAAAAAAAAGAAACAACCGGTGGCGGAGATTAAATAACAGATATCCCCTTCGCCCTTAGGGAGAAGGTGGCCGAAGGCCGGATGAGGGAAAGGGCGTTACATTGAGATAAAACTAAATTAGCTTAGATCATTCCTAGTGCATAGCCCTTGCCCTCACCTGTCACGTGCTCGTGACATCCTCTCCCGAAGGGCGAGGAGGAAATAGTATTCCATATGCTAGTTAGCGGAGAAAAAAAGCAGAGAGTTATTTTTAGGGCAGGAATATTTCTGGTTGCCTTTTCTCTGCTTTTATTTTTTTTAATCTTTTATCCGGTTATCAAAACGGAAATCGGTTTTCTTTTTTCCGCTAAAAAACCAGACGTGAAGATCGGGTTGGTTGGAGCAGGCAATGAAGTTTCTGGTGACGTGATTATTCCGGCGAGTTCGGACTTCAGCTTGATCATTCCGAAGCTTGAAATCAATTCAAAAGTGGTTGCCAATGTTGATCCGTTTTCTGCCAAAGATTATCGTGAAGCGTTGAAAGAGGGTATTGCCCATGCCAAGGGGACGAGATTGCCTGGCGAGGATGGAAATATTTTTATGTTCGCGCATTCCTCGGGAAATTTCTATGATACGAACCGGACGAATACGCTTTTTTTTCTACTGAATAAATTGGAAAAAGACGACAAACTTTCAGTGGTGTATAAAAATAAAATCTTTCGCTATCAAGTGGCAGAAAAAAAGATCGTGGCTGGAGATGCGGTAGAATATCTCAAGGATGAGAGGGATGAAGAAAGTTTGACGCTGATGACTTGCTGGCCGCCGGGGACGGATTATGAGCGACTGATCGTTGTGGCGGAAAAAGTCTAAAGATTTTTTTTGCCAAAAAGAACAGTGACGTAGAAATATTCTTTTTCCTCCTTGCTGATTTTTTCTGTCCCGATACCGATATCAAAAAAATTCTCTCCTAGGATATTTTCACGATGCGTCACGGATCCCATCCACGCAGACACGGTCTGGTCGGGGGAAGAGAAGTTGCGCGCCAGATTTTCTCCAGCGTACTTATAATCATAGCCGTTTTTCTCAATTGATCCCCAGACGAAATTTCCCTCGGGAGTCTGGTGGGAAAAATAATTCCGGCGGAGCATATCCTCCGTTTTTTGATTGGCTGCCATATTTAATTGGGCATTGATCGTCAGTGGAGGCAATTTTTTGGTAGATCTCTCCTCATTAATACGTCGCACAATTTGCGCTTCAAAAGAGCTGAGCTGAGGTGCACTGGCACTGCTTGCGTTGGCTATTTTATTTTCTTCTCCGAGAATATGTACTGAGAGGATCTGCCACAACAAAAAAGCGCAGATTCCCAACAGGAGATATCGCGGAACGCTTTTTTTCAACATAAAAAGGCTCCGTGAAATCCGTTGAGCCCTATCTACAAAAAGGCGCACTAAAAAAAGCGTCTTTTAGGTGATGAGCAAGTGACCGGTTACGCCACTGACTTCCCGTGGTTCAAGGCGTCCAAAATAAGGACCACGGTTCAACGTCTTCACTAACTCTAAAAATTAAAATCTTAGGTACTTGGTTCACATTATAGTTATTTTCCCTTTTCTGTCAATTTTTCCAGCGCCTAGACAAGTATTGGCTTGAAATAAGCTTATTTAGTGCTAGTATTTTTTAGACATTTTTCAAAAAAAAGAAATTTTTGGTCATTTTTCATCCGCGCTTGCCAAAACTGTTCATTTGTGCTAGAATAATATATTGGTTTTTTAACAACTGAATGTTCATAGAACTCACGCATTTGACCCGCAATTTTAGGGTTTTCGGGTTGGATGAGTGAGTTTTATGAATGACAAAATAATCTAAAAAGAGAAGGAGAAAAAAGATGAGAATTTTGGTAATCGAAGAGGACTTGATGATGGCACATTTCCTTAAGGAAATACTGGCTAGTCTGTTTCCTGGTTGCGAGACTGGTGGCACGTATAGACAAGAAAGTGAAGCCCTACTGAAGGAGGGCTGGGATATTGTTGTGCATGGCTTGAGTTCTGGTCAGAATAGCGCTATGTTTTTGCAAAAAATAAAAAGACGGTATCCTAGTATTATGACCGTTCTTGTTATGGGGATTCTTGGAAGGGATGACAATGCCAACTTAATTGTTGACTATGTCTGGGAAAGTCCATTCGATCATAATCCGTTGAAGGAGGCTGTGAAAATTTTCTTTGGCTGAAAGGAGGCAACTTGCTGAATAATATTCCTCCCATAAATGATCTATTGATAGGAGCCACTAAGGATGTTCTCCTGTTAGTTTTTCTTCTGGTAACTTTTTTTATTTTTTTGAAAGGAGGGCTTATGGTTGATGGCAAAACAGCAGCTGCAGGTGGCGCACTTGGCGACGATGCCGAGCGCTATGCCGAAAAAATTTTTCCCGGGGAGAAGTCCTCTCTGATACCAGCAATGACCAAGAGTAAGTTTCCTCTCGAACAAACACTGTTCGGGCCGGTTCCTCGGAAAATGAAAAAACAAAAAAAGAGGAAAGGAACAAACAATGATTCGGGCAGGATTCAGCAGGCACTCCCACTTAATGATGGAAAGGGGGAGGCATGAAAGAGTGGAAAAAATGCACTCTGTCGCTGGTCATTTCGCTCATCGTATTCGTAATCACCTTGGCAATAGCGCTGGCAATTGAAAATCTGGAAAAAAAATATATGACCCACCTTGATGATTCAATGGTCTGTAATATATCATTTTCCATTGGTTCAGCCTTGTTGGCTTTTGTGTTGGCGATTGTTTTCCTGGACATTCGTCCGAGGAACGCGAAGCTTACACGAAAGGAGGTTGGCTAGTGGAGATTTTCTGGATAATCGTCAGAAGTCCCACTTTCGTCATAATCGTGGTTGTGGTGTTTCTCTACTTGAAATCAAAAGGTTATTTTAATTTTCGGGCGAAGGAGGAATCCTTGCTCAAGACGAAGGGGGTGCCGTGGGAAGAGTGATGTTGACTGTTGTCTGGGCGTTCATCTTAATTGCATTGCTCTGGATCGCGTTTGATAAAACGAGATCAGATGCGTGGCGAATAGCGGCTTCGATGGTTGCTGTCGGTGGCTGTTTATTGGTCAATTGGATGAATAATCGCACATCGTGCAGGACAAGGAAGGAGGCGATGACTATTGAAAAAAGCTAGTCGTTTCGTGCTGGGAGTGCTTGCCGCTGTAGCTGCAGGCTTAGCAATCGGGGCAATCATAAAAGTTTGCGGTTAAGTAACAGCCCAAAATTTTTTGGAGGAAAAATTTTGGGCTATAGGGGTTTCGAGATTTAGTCGAGCCCCTTTTTTATTTGGGAATTTTCGTTTTTTTGTGATAATCTAGTGTCATCCCTGCCTATCGGCAGGCAGGCCCGAGAAGTCGGGGATCCATGCACCTCAGATTTTAAATTAAGAAAAAACGAATTATTGAAATTCAAGACTAACTGAAATTGAGAGCTTGCTGGACTTGCATCTCGATTTTCCAGAGTTAATAACTAGTGGAACCTGGATTCCCGCCTTCGCGGGAATGACACATTTTTTAACCAGTTTTGAAATTAGAAATTTAGCATATTATGGATTTCAAATACACCAGTCTAATTCTTTCCAAGTGCGACATCAATGAAGTTGATCGGATCTATAACTTTTTTACTTTGGAAGAAGGCAAAATTCAGGCAGTAGGGAGGGGAGTGAGAAAACCGAATGCGAAATTGGCGGGGAATTTGGAGCCGCTGACGCACTCAGAAATTTATGTTTCCAGGAAAAAAGGACTGGGGCGGATTACCGGGGCGATTGCTGTCAATAATTTTTCCGCTGTGAAAGCGGATTTTTCGGCGACGAGTCGGGTGTTTTGGGCGCTGTCTCTTTTTGATAAATTGATCACCCAACAAGAAAAAGACGCGCGCGTGTTTGAACTTTTTTTAGAATATCTGGAAGCGATGGAAAAACTAAGCTTGGAAAAAAAGGCGGAGTATAAATTTGACGTGGTCACTTTGGGATTTTTATTCAAGTTGATGGAAAGTTTGGGCTACAAGATTCGGGTGGAATATTGCGCCAATTGTGGCCAAAAAATCACCGCCGGGAATGATAACTATTTTAGCGCTGAGCGGGGTGGGGCGCTGTGCGCCGAGTGCGCCAAGACCGAACGGAAGAAGGTGCGAAACAGTGACTCGTCGATCAAGCTTGTGAAAATATTTTTGAAAAATAAGATCGGGAGTTTTTCTAAATTGGAAGTGAATGAAAAAGATCTGCGCGAATTGAAGTTGATCTGGAAAGAGTTGATCGATTGGGTCTAGCTTAAGGGAAGGTACTTGCAGTTTAGTGGTGGTAGCTTTCCGCTGTTGCTAACTTTTTATTTCGTGGTATAATAAATTGGACGGTTAGATAAGAAACAAAAAACTATCAATAATAGATGTTTGATTTTAATTTCAAAAAAAACGTATTCCTCGGAATTGATATCGGTACGGCTTCCGTGAAGATTGTTGAGCTTAAGATAGTAGATGGAAAGACAATCTTATCTAACTATGCCTGGATGCCACTTGGCGGAGATATTTTGGGAAAAAATAAGGCGGATGCGGATTATCTGCAGACTGTCCTGCCTCAGTGTATCAAGAAAATCATCAAAAAGGCGAAGATTTCTGGAAGAAATGCCTATGTGTCTTTGCCGGCTTTCGGTGGACTCATTGCGCTTATTGATTTTCCTGAGATGGCTGATGGCGATATGGAGCAAGCAATAAAGTTCGAAGCGCATAAATATGTGCCAACATCGCTTGATGAGGTTGTGATCAGTTGGGAAATCGTGGAAAGGGGAACTGGTGCGGTCACTGAGATGCCTCAAGAGAAGGACTTTTTAGGGGCTCCGTCCGGCAAGAATGTTGATTCGGGAGAAAAGATCAAGGTGTTGCTTGTGGCTGCTTCACGGAAGAAAGTTTTGTGTTATGAAAATTTGATCAAGGCGTCTGGATTGAGTTTGCGTTCGATCGACATCGAGACTTTTTCCATCGTTCGTTCGCTCGTCGGCAATGATTTGGGTAATTTCATCATCGTAGATATCGGGGCACGGGTTTGTAATATTATTTTAGTTGAGAAGGGCATAATCAGGATCAATCGCAATATTGATGCAGGGGGGATAGAAATGACTAAGACGATTGCCAAGGCAATGGGGATTGATTTTGAGAGAGCAGAGGCACTGAAAGTTTCTGGTAGGGATTTTTTTGCTGCCGATTCGGCTATCAGTTTTTTTACATTGGAACTTATCACGGGCGAGGTAGAACGGATAATCCGTACCTGTCATAAAGATGGAGAGCAGAATACCCCAGACAGGCTGATCCTATCTGGCGGGACGTCAAAGTTGGTCGGTATGGGGAAATATTTTTCTGATAAATTGCAGATAGAGGTGGTTATTGGCAATCCTTTTGCGCGGATTAGTTATGACAGCAGATTGGAGCCTTCTATCTCTAATATTCAAAATAATTTTGCGGTAGCTGTCGGATTGGCGTTGAAAGGAGTGGAGGAGTATCACAAAAAGGAACTAGTTAAGAAAGTAATTTTAAAATAAATTTAAACATCCTGCTGAGTCCCGCTGGCCGGGAATCGTCCTTGTGGGGACGAATCTGACAGGATAAAAATAAAAATGGCAAATATAAATTTGGTCACCGACAAGGAAGAAACCAAAATGATGGGAATGGGCACTAGCGTTCTTCTCGCTGTGTTCTTTCTGGTCATTTTAATTTATTGCGGCTTATTTTTCTATGGGAAAAAGCTGAGCAAGGATACTGATGCTCTGACTGCCGCATACAGCGCTAAGCGTAGCAGTTTTATTGTTGGCGATTCAAAGAGGGTGTTAGATTTTCAAAATAGACTATCGATTTCGAATGATCTTTTAGCTCAAGAGCGCAATGCCAATCAAAACGTGGTAAAAGTGGAAGAATCGATGATTGCCGGCGTCTATTTGAGCGCCTACGAATATGATGACGACACAAAAGCAATCACGCTTGATTGCTATGCGGATAATTATGAGATGGTCGCTAAACAGATCTTAAGTTTTAAGAGCTCTGATTATTTTACATCTGTTCTTGCGGGAGAGAGTGAATTTGACACGAGGCTTAATAAGATTAGTTTTACGGTTGTTTTAAAAATTAAATAAAAAAATATGAAAATAAAAATATTACTCGCCCCGTCGCTGATCGTTTTAATAATAGTAACAATTATTTGGTACGCCTATCCGGCTTATACTAACGGAGTCGATGGCGTCAAGGAGAGAAGCGAAAAATTGGTCCAGCAAGAAAGTCTGATGTCGGGTCTGGATGGTCGCATCAGCAATGCCAATAAATTAGTGGCAGATCTGGATTCTAATTCCTTCGAAAACTCAGTTGTTTTTAATTATGTTCCAGTGAATACGGAGGAAGAGAAGATTATTGATAACCTGAATTCTTTAGCAAAGAACAATGCCTTGTCCGTGCTTAATATTTCAGTTTTTCCGGAAAAAGAAACTGCCGTAGTGGTGCCGACTATCGATGCTAGTGCTACTAGCTATCTCCCTGTCTCTGGCAATGCGGGGGCTCCTGCTCCTGTGACGCCGAAGGCGGTGCCAAAAAATTTGGAAGTGAATTTTTCTGTACTGGGGGAATACGAAAATATAAAAAGTTTGCTCGGAAAAATTCAGAAGCTGAAAAGATTTGACAAAGTTTCTGCACTGACAATAAAGACACTGATCAATAGCGATCAGGTCGTGAGCGCTTCACTGCAAGCAGATATTACTTTGGAATTTAATTATCTCGATGAGCTGAAGAGGTTGGCGGATGGGGATATTGATAATGACATCTTCGTCAGGGGAGCTTTTGATAAGCAGGTGATAGGAAAAATTAAAGATAGTCGCAACATCGATGTTAACAATGTTCTTCCTGGCGAAAGAGGTGGGAACAATCCTTTTAATGTCGCAAAATAATGACCAAAAAAGTGGCGGAGAAAAACGATGGAGATCTGAGTGGCGATGTTCCTGCCGGACAGGGAATCAGTCAGAATCTTTTGCGTGAGGTGCCGAAGAATATTCCGGGCAATGTTGTCAACATAATTCCCAAAGAAGTAGCTGAGAAATATGGCATGATGGCTTTTGAAAAATCAGAAGGCATCTTGAAAATTGCCATGCTTTATCCGGAAAATGTTGAAGCGCTCAATGCTTTGAATTTTGTGGCAGAAAAAGAAAAGGCAAGAATTGAAACATACGCTGTTTCTCCTGATATTTTCTCTGGCCTGTTTGTTTTATACAATGAAACTAATGAAGCATTGAAGGAAGCGGTGGATTCTTTTGAGGACGAAAAATATCGGATGGATGTTGATGACAGCGGAAAGAGTGATAAAAAAAAAGAAAAGGAGATTCTGAAAGATGCTCCTGTGACCAAATTGGTAGAGGTGGTTATCAGTCATGCCGTGGAAGGAAAGGCAAGCGATATCCATATTGAGCCAATGGACAAAGACTATCGAGTGCGTTTCAGAGTGGATGGAGTGCTTCATGTCAGCTTGATTTTTCCACTTGAGATTGGGCCAGTGGTGATTTCTCGGATAAAGATTTTGGCAAATCTAAAAATTGATGAAAAGAGAAAGCCCCAGGATGGAAGGTTCCGGCTAAACTTCAATAAGAAGGACATTGATTTTCGCGTATCCTCATTGCCTGTGGTCGGTGGAGAAAAAATTGTGATGCGGATTTTGGACAAAGATGGCGGCACGGGCAGTATTGATGCTTTAGGGCTGGTAGGAAGAGCGAGGACCGATATTGAAAAAGCCATCCAGGAAACCTATGGAATGATTCTGATGACTGGTCCGACAGGCAGTGGAAAATCAACCACCCTTTATACGCTGTTGAAAATTCTAAACAATGAAGAGCGAAATATTATCACGCTGGAAGATCCAGTCGAGTACTTTATCGAAGGGATGAATCAAAGCCAGGTCAAGCCGGAAATCGGCTATACTTTTGCTTCAGGGCTCCGTACAGTTTTGCGTCAAGATCCAAATGTGATTATGGTGGGCGAAATCCGTGACGGCGAAACTGCTGAACTTGCTGTGCATGCGGCGCTCACAGGGCATCTGATGTTTTCCACCTTACACACAAACACGGCAATTGGCGCTATTCCACGTCTGATCGATATGGGCATCGAGCCCTTTCTTCTCTCTTCATCGTTACGGATGGTAATTGCACAAAGATTGGTGCGTCGGATCTGTGAAAAGTGCAAAAAGGAAAAAGAAATTTCTGCTGTTGTTGGGTCCAGGATAATAGATAAAATTAAAAATATTTCCGCTAAACAAGTAGAAGATTATGGAATTAACCTAACTGATGGGGTCAAGTTTTATCATGGCGAGGGATGTGATGCATGCAACGGGACAGGACTGAAGGGCCGGGTGGCTATTTATGAAGCAGTGCCAGTGACGGAAGCGATAAAAAATATCATTATTGAAAAAAGAGGAAGTGAGGAGCTGATAAAAAAAGAACGTGATCGGATGGGAGTTCTTACGATCGAGCAGGACGGAGTCTTGAAGATTCTAAAAGGCCTCACGACGATCGAAGAAGTGGAGCGGGTTACTGAATGTAATTTTACCACGCTAGAGGAAGCTAATGATTGATTTTTAATTTAATTTTTCTAAGTTGATTTGTTTACAGCTATATGGAAGAAAGCAGGAAAAAAATAATGATTATCGAGGATGATTATTTTGTGCTCGATATCTATCACACAAAGCTGACCCAAGAAGGCTTTGAAGTGCTTGATGCGAAGGATGGCGGAGAAGGATTGGAGAAATTGCGGACACAAGAAAAACTTCCCGATCTGATCCTTTTGGATATCATCATGCCAAATCTGGGAGGATTGGACGTCCTAGGCGCAATCAAGCAGGATGAGCGTTTAAGGAATATTCCCATAATCCTTCTGACCAATTTGAGCCAGAAGGATGAAATAGATAAGGGATTGGAGTTGGGAGCGACTGATTACCTGATCAAATCGCATTTTACTCCATCGGAAGTCCTGGAAAAAATTAATAGTGTGCTTAGTAAAGCTTAAAAATATGCTACGAACAGAACAGAAAGTAAAAAATTTACTTCGGATTGCTGCTCAGC
This genomic window contains:
- the pilM gene encoding type IV pilus assembly protein PilM; its protein translation is MFDFNFKKNVFLGIDIGTASVKIVELKIVDGKTILSNYAWMPLGGDILGKNKADADYLQTVLPQCIKKIIKKAKISGRNAYVSLPAFGGLIALIDFPEMADGDMEQAIKFEAHKYVPTSLDEVVISWEIVERGTGAVTEMPQEKDFLGAPSGKNVDSGEKIKVLLVAASRKKVLCYENLIKASGLSLRSIDIETFSIVRSLVGNDLGNFIIVDIGARVCNIILVEKGIIRINRNIDAGGIEMTKTIAKAMGIDFERAEALKVSGRDFFAADSAISFFTLELITGEVERIIRTCHKDGEQNTPDRLILSGGTSKLVGMGKYFSDKLQIEVVIGNPFARISYDSRLEPSISNIQNNFAVAVGLALKGVEEYHKKELVKKVILK
- a CDS encoding GspE/PulE family protein; this translates as MTKKVAEKNDGDLSGDVPAGQGISQNLLREVPKNIPGNVVNIIPKEVAEKYGMMAFEKSEGILKIAMLYPENVEALNALNFVAEKEKARIETYAVSPDIFSGLFVLYNETNEALKEAVDSFEDEKYRMDVDDSGKSDKKKEKEILKDAPVTKLVEVVISHAVEGKASDIHIEPMDKDYRVRFRVDGVLHVSLIFPLEIGPVVISRIKILANLKIDEKRKPQDGRFRLNFNKKDIDFRVSSLPVVGGEKIVMRILDKDGGTGSIDALGLVGRARTDIEKAIQETYGMILMTGPTGSGKSTTLYTLLKILNNEERNIITLEDPVEYFIEGMNQSQVKPEIGYTFASGLRTVLRQDPNVIMVGEIRDGETAELAVHAALTGHLMFSTLHTNTAIGAIPRLIDMGIEPFLLSSSLRMVIAQRLVRRICEKCKKEKEISAVVGSRIIDKIKNISAKQVEDYGINLTDGVKFYHGEGCDACNGTGLKGRVAIYEAVPVTEAIKNIIIEKRGSEELIKKERDRMGVLTIEQDGVLKILKGLTTIEEVERVTECNFTTLEEAND
- a CDS encoding response regulator, with translation MIIEDDYFVLDIYHTKLTQEGFEVLDAKDGGEGLEKLRTQEKLPDLILLDIIMPNLGGLDVLGAIKQDERLRNIPIILLTNLSQKDEIDKGLELGATDYLIKSHFTPSEVLEKINSVLSKA
- a CDS encoding sortase; amino-acid sequence: MLVSGEKKQRVIFRAGIFLVAFSLLLFFLIFYPVIKTEIGFLFSAKKPDVKIGLVGAGNEVSGDVIIPASSDFSLIIPKLEINSKVVANVDPFSAKDYREALKEGIAHAKGTRLPGEDGNIFMFAHSSGNFYDTNRTNTLFFLLNKLEKDDKLSVVYKNKIFRYQVAEKKIVAGDAVEYLKDERDEESLTLMTCWPPGTDYERLIVVAEKV
- a CDS encoding CAP domain-containing protein, giving the protein MLKKSVPRYLLLGICAFLLWQILSVHILGEENKIANASSASAPQLSSFEAQIVRRINEERSTKKLPPLTINAQLNMAANQKTEDMLRRNYFSHQTPEGNFVWGSIEKNGYDYKYAGENLARNFSSPDQTVSAWMGSVTHRENILGENFFDIGIGTEKISKEEKEYFYVTVLFGKKNL
- the recO gene encoding DNA repair protein RecO, coding for MDFKYTSLILSKCDINEVDRIYNFFTLEEGKIQAVGRGVRKPNAKLAGNLEPLTHSEIYVSRKKGLGRITGAIAVNNFSAVKADFSATSRVFWALSLFDKLITQQEKDARVFELFLEYLEAMEKLSLEKKAEYKFDVVTLGFLFKLMESLGYKIRVEYCANCGQKITAGNDNYFSAERGGALCAECAKTERKKVRNSDSSIKLVKIFLKNKIGSFSKLEVNEKDLRELKLIWKELIDWV